From Roseofilum reptotaenium CS-1145, one genomic window encodes:
- a CDS encoding DUF29 domain-containing protein — MNSQVTLNTLSLYDQDYHLWLEQTLIQLRSHNFEGVDLDHLIEELESLGKREKRGISSYLMRLCEHLLKIQYWEAERERCFRGWNTEITNFRIEIAEELESSPSLNVFLEEIFVKQYQNGRKLFLKASELDEGLIPYSPKFTLEQALDENWLPNNE; from the coding sequence ATGAATTCTCAAGTGACGCTGAATACTCTATCCTTATACGACCAGGATTATCATCTTTGGCTAGAGCAAACGTTAATTCAGTTGCGTTCCCATAACTTTGAAGGAGTCGATCTAGACCATTTAATTGAGGAGTTAGAAAGTTTGGGGAAACGGGAGAAACGAGGCATTTCTAGCTATTTAATGCGACTGTGCGAACATCTGCTCAAGATCCAGTATTGGGAAGCAGAGCGAGAACGATGCTTTCGAGGCTGGAATACAGAAATCACCAATTTTCGGATTGAAATTGCAGAAGAATTGGAAAGTAGTCCGAGTCTGAATGTGTTTTTAGAGGAAATTTTTGTTAAGCAGTATCAAAATGGGAGAAAATTATTTCTCAAAGCCAGCGAGTTAGATGAAGGACTAATTCCCTATTCCCCTAAGTTCACCTTAGAACAGGCTTTAGATGAAAACTGGCTACCAAATAATGAATAA